Proteins encoded together in one Cyanobacterium sp. T60_A2020_053 window:
- a CDS encoding GNAT family N-acetyltransferase: MVWLQKFFTKGSSDNNSGATDYHRDWVSLDTERFGNAKIFFSTQEEIDLYELEELCDSVGWARRPLRKVRKALEHSYLVVSAWEMKGNRKVLIGFARATSDHAFNATVWDVVIHPRFQNKGLGKTLMKYMIQKLRSDDISNVTLFADPQVVEFYRRLGFILDPEGIKGMFWYPD, encoded by the coding sequence ATGGTTTGGTTACAAAAATTTTTTACAAAGGGAAGTAGCGATAATAATTCGGGCGCTACAGACTATCACAGAGATTGGGTATCGTTAGATACAGAACGTTTTGGCAATGCTAAAATATTTTTTAGTACCCAAGAAGAAATCGATTTGTATGAATTAGAGGAACTTTGCGACTCCGTGGGATGGGCAAGAAGACCTTTACGAAAGGTGCGGAAGGCGCTGGAACATAGTTATCTAGTGGTATCTGCATGGGAAATGAAAGGTAATCGTAAAGTATTGATTGGTTTTGCCCGTGCGACCTCTGATCATGCTTTTAATGCTACTGTCTGGGATGTAGTGATTCATCCGCGCTTCCAAAATAAGGGTTTGGGTAAAACTTTGATGAAATATATGATTCAAAAGTTGCGTAGTGATGATATTAGTAATGTTACTTTGTTTGCTGATCCTCAAGTGGTGGAATTTTATCGCCGTTTAGGTTTTATACTTGATCCTGAAGGGATTAAGGGTATGTTTTGGTATCCTGACTAA